The sequence ACGAGCTCCGTCACTCCGTCGCGCGACGGAGTGGGCCGCGGGTCTTCCTTGTCGGAGCACCCGAGGACTCCGCCACACGTGAGGATGCACAGCGCACTGCCCAGGATGCCTGCTCTCGTTGCCTTCATGGTCTGCCTCCGCGTTCATGAGCGAACGGGAGGCAAGGTGTCAGCGGGCGCGCGGGCGTTATTGAAGAATCTTGCTGTGTCGTTTCCGGAGGGCTCAGGCGCCTCGCGCATAGGCCCGGGGCGTCAGGCCGTACGAGTCCTTGAAGGTGCGCGCGAAGTGGGCCTGGTCGGCGAAGCCCAGCGCGTACGCCACCTCGCCCGCCGGAGCACCCTGGCGCAGTTGGGGCAGGGCGCGCGCGAGCCGCAGCCGCTGCACGTACGTGTGCGGAGGCAGGCCCGTCTCTCGCGCGAAGACGCGCGCCAGGTGGTACTTGCTCAGCCCCACGGCCTGGGCCAGGTCCTCCAGCGACACGCGCTCGGTGGCGTGGGCGTGCAGGTACTCGCGGGCGCGGCGCACGGCGCGGGCCTCCAGACCCACGGGGTAGAGCACGGCGTCTTCGTCACGCAGGACGAAGAGGTCCACCAGGGCTTCCACCAACCACGTCTCCCATTCGAGCTGGGAGGCGCCTTCGCCCAGGCGCTGGTGGAAGCGCAGGAAGCTGTGCGCGGCACGAGCGCCCTCCAGCGCCGTCACCTCGGTGGGCAACCGCACCGGACGGCGGGAGATGCCCTCCAGCGCCCGGGTGACGACGTGGGGCTCCAGGTGGAGGCTGCGCAGCATGGGCAGGTGGCGCGGGTCCGCGGAGGCCGCGTGCGGTGCGCCCGGTGGGACGAAGAAGAGGGCCCCGTGTGAGCCGGCGCCCTGCGTGTACAAGCGCGAGTCCGTCTCCGTGGTGACGACGCCGGCCTCCAGGAGGCCAATCTCCCAGACGGGGTGGTGGTGCATCTCCCCGGCGAAGCGGCGGCCGTGGATGAAGTACCGCTCGATGCCGGGCGGCCGGGCGTGGGGACTGTCGGGAGTCTCGTAGGCGCAGAAGGGCTGGGACATGGCGGTCGCGCCTGGGATGATCTCCGGCCCGGCGCGTTTCCACCAGGGGGCCCGTGCGGGTGCATCAAGGGGCGAAGTCGAAGCGTGCCTCGACGGGGTAGTGGTCCGAGCCTCCCACTTGCAGGACCTGCGCTCCGGACAGCGTGAGCCCTCGCGCGAGGACGTGGTCGATTTCCGTGAAGGCCAGGAGGCCACCCGGTGTCACGGGCCAGGTCGGACCGCAGTCCGCGTCCGGTCCATCACAGGCATGCGTGAAGCCAGCGGCGGCGAAGGCCTTCATCGCGTCGCCTCCGCGTGTCTCGTTCATGTCGCCGAGCAGCAGCAGCGGTAGCTTCACCTTCGCGTAGCGATCCATGAGTGCCCGGCCCTGCTTGTCGCGCAGGGCCGCGTTCTTCGGCAGGGACTCCAGCAGGCCCTCGTCCTTCTTGTGCCGTGCGCCCGGCGCCATCAGGTGGACGCAGACCACCTTGAGCCGGTGTCCATCCACCAGCACGTCCGCTTCCATCGCCGGCAGCCGGTGGGGCCGCTCGGGAAAGACCTCCGTGCGCAGCAGCTTGTGCCGGGTGGCGATGCCCACGCCCCATGTTCCCTGTCGAGACTCGAGTCTCCGCTGCGAGTACTCCTTGCCCAGTCTCCGCTCGAAGGCCGATGCAAAGCGAGGTGTCAGCTCCCGCAGGCAGAGGACATCCGGCTTCGCCGCCTCGATGGCGTCCACGGACTTCTCCACGTCCTCGAACGAGGCGGAGTAGAGGACGTTGAACGTCATGGCCTTGTAGCGAGCTGGAGCGGGCGCGGGTCCGCTACCGCAGGCCGCCAGGAGCAGGAGCGCCGCGAGACGTGGGATTCGCATGCGGCGTGCCGCATCTGCAAGGCCGGGACCTGGAGCCGCCGGTGACTCGCGCGGCACGCTCGGCCCTGGAACCGTCACCGACCTACGCGGCAGGACGGCAGCGGTTCGTGGCTCCCGGTCCGCAACGTGCGGCTGGGAGAACGCAGGGGGAGGGGAGGTTGCATGGCCGTGGTGACCGCTCTGTAGGGTGCGCCGTGTCGCTCCCGGCACGAGAGGTCTGCTCACGTCATGCGTTCCCCGGCCGAGGTCGAAGCGTCCCACGGCGACTTGATGGACTCCACGCCTGTCGGGGTGGGCGCCTTCGTCTCCGCCGCGGGAGCGCTGGCGGCGGGGCGGATGTTGCGCTCTCCGGGAGCGTGCCGTCACGGACGCCGCGAGGTGTTCCACACCAGTCCGGTCAATACCGGTGGGCGGATGGGGATGGGCTGGCTGTAG comes from Pyxidicoccus parkwaysis and encodes:
- a CDS encoding helix-turn-helix transcriptional regulator, coding for MSQPFCAYETPDSPHARPPGIERYFIHGRRFAGEMHHHPVWEIGLLEAGVVTTETDSRLYTQGAGSHGALFFVPPGAPHAASADPRHLPMLRSLHLEPHVVTRALEGISRRPVRLPTEVTALEGARAAHSFLRFHQRLGEGASQLEWETWLVEALVDLFVLRDEDAVLYPVGLEARAVRRAREYLHAHATERVSLEDLAQAVGLSKYHLARVFARETGLPPHTYVQRLRLARALPQLRQGAPAGEVAYALGFADQAHFARTFKDSYGLTPRAYARGA
- a CDS encoding endonuclease/exonuclease/phosphatase family protein, which produces MRIPRLAALLLLAACGSGPAPAPARYKAMTFNVLYSASFEDVEKSVDAIEAAKPDVLCLRELTPRFASAFERRLGKEYSQRRLESRQGTWGVGIATRHKLLRTEVFPERPHRLPAMEADVLVDGHRLKVVCVHLMAPGARHKKDEGLLESLPKNAALRDKQGRALMDRYAKVKLPLLLLGDMNETRGGDAMKAFAAAGFTHACDGPDADCGPTWPVTPGGLLAFTEIDHVLARGLTLSGAQVLQVGGSDHYPVEARFDFAP